ATGAGACCAATAACTGATAAAACAAGGGTTTCAAGAGAAATGTTAGCTTATATCGATGATTCTACTGCTGCTCCAGTAGCAGGTTTAGCGCTTGTTTCAACATGGATTGGTTATGAAGTTGGTCTAATCGGGGATTCATTCAAAGACCTCGGGATAACTTTAGGACCTTATGCCGCTTGGCTTTCAAGTGTTCCATACAGATTCTACTCAATATTTGCAATAATCTTAGTGTTCCTCGTTGCCTACACTCAAAGGCACTATGGAGCAATGCTCCACGCCGAATACAGAGCAAGAACAACTGGAAAAGTTCTCCGCGATGGTGCAAAACCATTGATGACTACTGAAATTGACTTAGGAGCGCCAAAAGAAGGTGGAAATGTTCACACATTCATATGGCCAATACTAACACTCGTCTTTGTCACACTCTACGGGATGTGGGTTACTGGCGGAGGTAGTGAGACTTTTGCTTCAGATGGACTAATGGGTGTACTTTCAAACTCTGACCCAGCTTTAGCCTTGCTTTGGGGTTCATTTGCAATGGTCGTTGTAGCGTTCTTCCTCGTCGTTGGAATGAAAATAATGACAGTAGAAGAAGCAGAAACAGCAATAGTTCAAGGTATGAAGCAGATGATTATTGCAAACACCATATTGCTCTTAGCCTGGAGCATTAAGAGCGCAACTGATGCAGTAGGAACAGCAAATTACGTAGTTGGAATTGCCTCTGGAGTGCTCTCACCAGGAATAGTGCCGCTAGTTATATTCCTAATTGCAATGTTCATCTCATTCACAACTGGAACATCATGGGGAACCTTCTCAATTATGATGCCAATAGCTATTCCACTAGCTTACCACATAAGTGGGGAAGCAGGACCAGTACTTTGGGCTTCAATTGGTGCAGTCTTCGCTGGAGGTATCTTCGGTGATCACTGTTCACCAATCAGCGATACGACAATCATGAGTTCAATGTTCTCCGGAAGCGACCACATTGACCACGTTACAACCCAAATCCCATATGCAGCAACAGCAGCAAGCGTTGGAATTATACTGTACATTCTCTTCGCTATAGGAATTAGGACTTGGATAGTCCTCCTTCCAATAGGTCTTGTACTGCTAGTAGCAGCACACTGGTTCCTCAGCGAATGGTATGGAAAGAAGTACGGTATTCCACATGGAAAAGTGCCAGTATATGTAGTTGAGGAGTGATCTTCTCTTTTCTTTTTGTCTTTCCATCAAGTTTTAAAGGGAGTTCTTTAATTCTTTTTGGAGGTGAAGTAATGCTAATTAGAGCTTTCATTCCAGCACATATAACAGCGTTCTTTGTGCCTAAGTTCAATGAAGATCCCCTTCTAGCCGGCTCTCTTGGAGCAGGGATTAACTTGACAAAAGGCACCAATGTTTTTGTGAGCATCGAAAGCGGATTAGAGAGGCATATTCACATTGCATTCAATGGGGAACCAATAAAGAGAGAGGAAGCAGTCATCAGCTATTCTGTTGCTGAAGAGATAATCCCCCAAGAATTCAAGGGAGAGGTGGAAATCTGGCAGTACTTTGACTTCCCAAATGGATATGGCTTCGGCAATAGTGCCGGTGGAGCTTTGGGAACAGCTTTAGCTTTAGGATACTATTTTAAGAATAAAACATTCCTTCAAGCAGCGCAAATAGCTCACAAGCACGAAGTCCTTAACAAAGGTGGCTTAGGGGATGTAATTGCTCAAGTACACGGAGGAATTGAGATTAGGATAAAAGCTGGAGCTCCTGGAATTGGTGTTGTCGATAATATATTTTCCGAGGAATACAAAGTTCTTGCAATACCTCTAGGAAGATTATCCACAAAGGAAGTCCTTGACAGCGACGTTATAAAAGCAATAGAAAGGGAAGGGCAAAAAGCCTTAGAAAAGCTCCTTAAAAATCCAACTCCCGAAAACCTCATGCATCTCGCAAGAGATTTTGCCGAGAACACAGAGCTTTTGAACGGGGAACTGTTAGAGATTGCAAGAGAAATTGACAAATTAATAAAACTTCCCTCCTCTATGGTTATGCTTGGAAGAAGTCTTTTTGCCCTTTTAAGGGAAGAAGAACTGCCTAAAGTTCAAGAAAGACTTAGAGATTTAGGCATAGATAGCTATCATATCTGCGGAATTTACGATGAAAAGCCAAAGGTTGGGAGATGGATAGGCTGACCTCCTCCTTGCCCTGAAGGGAGGGGGTTCCTCTTGGGCGTCATAACCTCCTCCCTTAAGGCGTTTCATCGGTTCGGGGGCTCATCCCCTACTTCCCCGTTGCCGGGTTTTCGGTTCAACCCGAGGGCCCGGTCTTGAGCCCGTTACCCTACCAGCCCAAGCTGGCTCGGGGTTATCGTCCCAAAGCCCCCCTCAAGGGTTTCCAACCATCCAACCGGGCATCAATTGAAAGCTCCCTTCGGGGCCATCCCTCAACGGGACACGAGCAAGCGAAAGCCTTTCCAAGGACAACCCGTTCGGAAACCCCTTCAAGGTTCAATTACTACGGCAAGGCTTA
The nucleotide sequence above comes from Thermococcus sp. M39. Encoded proteins:
- a CDS encoding pantoate kinase; its protein translation is MLIRAFIPAHITAFFVPKFNEDPLLAGSLGAGINLTKGTNVFVSIESGLERHIHIAFNGEPIKREEAVISYSVAEEIIPQEFKGEVEIWQYFDFPNGYGFGNSAGGALGTALALGYYFKNKTFLQAAQIAHKHEVLNKGGLGDVIAQVHGGIEIRIKAGAPGIGVVDNIFSEEYKVLAIPLGRLSTKEVLDSDVIKAIEREGQKALEKLLKNPTPENLMHLARDFAENTELLNGELLEIAREIDKLIKLPSSMVMLGRSLFALLREEELPKVQERLRDLGIDSYHICGIYDEKPKVGRWIG
- a CDS encoding Na+/H+ antiporter NhaC family protein produces the protein MADFGVLSLLPPLVAIILAIWTKRVLLALFAGVWIGGVMVSGWNPITGTTQTLDWIVGNAIDDWNAKILLFDFLIGAGVGLIYKSGGAMAIAKALTKTVRTSRAASLMGWLLGILVFFDDYTNTIIVGNTMRPITDKTRVSREMLAYIDDSTAAPVAGLALVSTWIGYEVGLIGDSFKDLGITLGPYAAWLSSVPYRFYSIFAIILVFLVAYTQRHYGAMLHAEYRARTTGKVLRDGAKPLMTTEIDLGAPKEGGNVHTFIWPILTLVFVTLYGMWVTGGGSETFASDGLMGVLSNSDPALALLWGSFAMVVVAFFLVVGMKIMTVEEAETAIVQGMKQMIIANTILLLAWSIKSATDAVGTANYVVGIASGVLSPGIVPLVIFLIAMFISFTTGTSWGTFSIMMPIAIPLAYHISGEAGPVLWASIGAVFAGGIFGDHCSPISDTTIMSSMFSGSDHIDHVTTQIPYAATAASVGIILYILFAIGIRTWIVLLPIGLVLLVAAHWFLSEWYGKKYGIPHGKVPVYVVEE